The Ramlibacter sp. PS4R-6 nucleotide sequence AATCGGAGACCAGCTGCGACACGCGCACGATCACGTCCTGCAGCGCCTCGCGGTTCACCGGCTTGCTGCCGCGCACGCCCTTGAGCATCTCGGCAGCCTGGATCGAGTCGAGCATCGATGCGGCGTCGTCCTTCGATGCGGGGGCGAGGCGGAAGGTCACGTCCTTCAGCACCTCGACCAGCACGCCGCCCATGCCGAAGGCCACGAGCTTGCCGAAGCTGTCGTCGGTCATCGCGCCGACGATCACTTCCTGGCCCCCCTTGATCATCTGCTGCACCTGCACGCCGACGATCTTGGCGTCGGACTTGTACTTCTTCGCGTTGGCGATGATCTGCTCGTAGGCCGATGCGGCTTCGTCCGCCGACTTCACGCCGACGATCACGCCGCCGGCCTCGGTCTTGTGCAGGATGTCGGGCGACACGATCTTCATCACCACCGGGAAGCCCATGCCCTGCGCCATCTTCGACGCCTCGGCGGCGCTCGAAGCCGTCCCTTCGCCGGGCACCTTGATGCCGTAGGCGTCGCAGACCAGCTTGCCCTCGGGCGCGGTCAGCGCGTCGCGCTTGTCGGCCTTGACCTTGTCGAGGATTTCGCGAACTTTGCTCTTGTCCATGGCGCTTTCCTTCGTTCAGATGACTTTGGCTTCGCGGAGGCCCGCGATCTGCGACTCGGTGTAGCCGAGCTGCTTCAGCACTTCCTCGGTGTGCTCGCCCAGCAGGGGCGAGCGCGTGACTTCGGTGGGGCTGTCCGACAGCTTGATCGGGTTGCCCACCGTCAGGTACTTGCCGCGCTTGGGGTGGTCCACTTCGACCACCGTGCCGGTGGCGCGCAGCGACGGCTCCTCGGCGATCTCCTTCATCGACAGGATGGGCCCGCAGGGGATGTCGTACTTGTTCAGGATGTCCATGGCCTCGAACTTGGTCTTGGTCTTGGTCCATTCCTCGATGCGCGCGAAGATCGTCTTCAGGTGCGGCAGGCGCGCTTTAGGCGTCGCGTAGCTCGGGTCGGTGATCCAGTGCTCCTCACCGATCACCTTGCAGATCGCCTCCCACACCGGCGCCTGCGTGATGAAGTAGATGTAGGCGTTGGGGTCGTTCTGCCAGCCCTTGCACTTGAGGATCCAGCCCGGCTGCCCGCCGCCCGACGAATTGCCGGCGCGCGGCACCGCTTCGCCGAACTCCGTCTCGGGGAACTGCGGGTACTCCTCGAGCACCTTGCGGCGCTCCAGCCGCTGCTGGTCGCGCAGCTTCACGCGGCACAGGTTCAGCACGGCGTCCTGCATGGCGGCCAGCACGCGCTGGCCCTTGCCGCTGGTGTTGCGCTGGTACAGCGCCGCGACGATGCCCAGCGCCAGGTGCAGGCCGGTGCCCGAGTCGCCGATCTGCGCGCCGGTGACGAGCGGCGGGCCGTCGTCGAAGCCGGTGGTGGAGGCGGAGCCGCCCGCGCACTGCGCGACGTTCTCGTACACCTTGCAGTCCTCGTAGGGGCCGGGGCCGAAGCCCTTGACGGAGGCCATGATCATGCGCGGGTTCAGCTGCTGGATGCGCTCCCAGCCGAAGCCCATGCGGTCGAGCGCGCCGGGCGCGAAGTTCTCGACCAGCACGTCGCATTCCTTCACCAGGCGCTCGAGCACTTCCTTGCCCTTGGGGTCCTTGGTGTTGATGGTGATCGAGCGCTTGTTGTGGTTCAGCATCGTGAAGTAGAGGCTGTCCACGCCGTCGATGTCGCGCAACTGGCCGCGGGTGGCGTCGCCTTCGCCCGCCTTTTCCACCTTGATCACGTCGGCGCCGAACCACGCCAGCAGCTGCGTGCAGGTCGGGCCCGATTGCACGTGCGTGAAGTCGAGGATCTTGACCCCGTCGAGAGCTTTGCCCATCTTGGTTTCCTTCAAAAGTTATTTCTTCTTCGCGGCCGCGGGGTTCAGGCTGGTGATGCGCCCGCTCTCGGTGCCCGCCGTCTCGTCGATGATCGCGTTGATGAGCGTCGGCTTGCCGGACGACACGGCTTCGTCGATCGCGGTTTTCAGTTCTGTACGCGATGCTGCGCGCACGCCCACGCCGCCGAAGGCCTGCATCATCAGTTCGTACTTCGCGTCCTTGACGAACACCGTGGGCGCCACTTCCGTGCCGCGCGGGTTGGTGTCGGTGCCCTTGTAGATGCCGTTGTTGTTGAAGACGACCACGCAGACCGGCAGGTCGTAGCGGCAGACCGTCTCGACCTCCATGCCCGAGAAGCCGAACGCGCTGTCGCCGCACACGGCGATCACCGGCTTGCCCGTGGCGACCGCGGCGGCCACCGAGTAGCCCATGCCGATGCCCATGATGCCCCAGGTGCCCACGTCGATGCGCTTGCGCGGCTCGTACATGTCGACGATGGAGCGGCAGAAGTCCAGCGTGTTCGCGCCTTCGTTCACCAGGATCGCGTCGGGGCGGGCCTTGATGGTGTCCTTGATGACCGACAGCGCCGTCTGGAAGGTCATCGGGTTCGTGTCCTTAGCCAGGGTCTCGGCCATCTTGGTGAGGTTCTTGTCCTTGCGCTCGGCGATGGCGCCCGTCCAGTCGCCCGGCGGCTTGCCGAAGCCCGAACCGATCGCCTTGTTCATCGCCGCGATGCACGAGCCGATGTCGCCGATCACGGGCGCGGCCGTCGGCACGTTGCTGTCGGGCTCCGTCGGCGAGATGTCGACCTGGATGATCCTGGCCTTCGTCGGCTCCTTCGACGACCCCGCGCCCCAGGTCTTGCCCTTGCCGTGCGAGAGCAGCCAGTTCAGGCGCGCGCCCACGAGCATCACCACGTCGGCTTCGGCCAGCACGTACGAGCGCGCGGCCGATGCGCACTGCGGGTGCGTGTCGGGCAGCAGGCCCTTGGCCATCGACATCGGCAGGTAAGGCACGCCGGTCGTTTCGATGAACTTCTTGATCTCGGCGTCGGCGCGCGCATAGGCCGCGCCCTTGCCGAGGATCACCAGCGGCTTCTTGGCCGACTTGAGCAGGTCGACGGCGCGCTTCACCGCGTCGTCGCCCGGAATCTGCCTGGGCGCCGGATCGACCACTTCGATCAGCGACTTCCTGCCCGCATCCTTGGCGATGCTTTGCGCGAAGAGCTTCGCGGGCAGGTCGAGGTACACGCCGCCCGGCCGGCCCGACAGTGCCGAGCGGATCGAGCGTGCGATGCCCACGCCGATGTCCTCGGCATGCAGCACGCGGAAGGCCGCCTTGCACAGCGGCTTGGCGATGGCGAGCTGGTCCATCTCCTCGTAGTCGCCTTGCTGCAGGTCGACGATCTCGCGCTCGGAGGAACCGGACACCAGGATCATCGGGAAGCAGTTGGTCGTGGCGTTCGCCAGCGCCGTCAGGCCGTTGAGGAAACCGGGCGCCGACACGGTGAAGCAGATGCCCGGCTTGCCCGTGAGGAAGCCGTGCGCCGCGGCTGCGTTGCCCGCGTGCTGCTCGTGGCGGAAGGAGATGACCTTCATGCCCTCGGCCTGCGCGATGCGCAGGAAATCGGTGATCGGGATGCCGGGCAGGGCATAGATCGTGTCGATGCCATTGAGCTTCAGCGCATCGATGATCAGGTGGAAACCATCGGTCGTTTCGGCGGCTTGCGTTTCGGTGTTCATGGCTTGCCAATACTCTTCAAAGGGTCGCGGCTATCATAGGAATCGCCTTCGCGAATCCTTCTTGACCGCAGTCAATTTTTGGAAATTTGCCGCCTGTGGCAGCCATCGAGAACCATCCGGAAAAAAACGTCATCCGCGTGCAGCTCGCGCACAACGTGGTGCTCAAGGGCATGACGGTGGCGCAAATGGCCGAGCTGGAGCCGCACCTGGTCGTCGTCGACTGCCAGAAGGGCGAGGGGCTGCTGCAGCAGGGCGTGCACGAGATGGAGCAGTACTTCATCCTCGACGGCATCCTCAAGCGCGTGGTGAGCAACCAGGAAGCCAAGGAGATGATCCTGCGCTTCGCGCACGAAGGCGAGATGGAGACGAGCTACGCGGCATGGCGGCTGGGCACGCCGGCGCCCTACAGCATCGTGTGCGTGACGAAGGCGCGCGTGGCGAAGCTTCCTTTGCGCGACTGGGTGGCCTTCATCGAGCGCCACCCGGGCCTCAAGCAGAGTTTCGAATACGAGGTGATGCACCACATGAGCGAAATCATGGCGCACACCATCACCTTGCACCTTCACGATGCACCGGGGCGATTCAGGCGCTTCATGCGAAAGCATCCGGACCTCTTCGACCGCATCCCTAAAAAGGAATTGGCGTCGTACCTCAATCTTTCCGCGGAGACGCTTTCGCGGCTCAAGCAACGCGGCAAGATCTAAGTCTTCGAATGCGTGAAGCGGCGCGACACCGTCATCACGCGCAGCTGGTTGTCCACGTTCCCGACGCCGGCCACCGTCTTGGCGATGCGCTCGGTTTCGGTGCGTTCGGCGTCGTTCACGACCAGGCCGTTCAACGTCACCTTGCCGTCCACCGCGGCGATGTCCACGTTGGTCTCGGACGTGCTTTCGGTGGCCATCAGCGCCGCGCGGATGCGCGCTGACAGGCTCAGCCCTTCGAGCACGGCGCGCGAGGCGTCGGTCTCCTGGAATTCCGGGCGCGCGGCCAGCGCGAGGATCTGCGTGGCGGCGCTGTCGACGCCGACGCGGTCCATGTTGATCACCACGTCGTACAGCAGCGGGTCGCCCCAGGTCACGCCGAACTGCGCGTTCATGCGCGTGGCGTGCGCGGAATCGCTGCGGCGCACCTCCGCTTCCGCCAGGCGCCGGTCGTCCGTGCCCAGGTTGTCCATGAGCCACTCCACGCGCTGCTCGAACGGGCGCGTGATGCGCACGCTCACCACGTGCGGCACCGGCCGCAGCAAGAGCGTGGCGCCCCAGCCGCGGATCACCACGTTCCCGCGGCGCGCCTGCGAGAAGACTTCCTCGGCGGTGTAGACGCCCATGCGCTGCGGGTCGGTCCCCAGCCGCTCGCGCAGGCCGGCCTTGCCGCCGCGCAGCCGGCGGATGAGGCTGGTGGGCAGCTGCATGCGGTTGGCCACGTTTTCCTCGACCTCGTGCCGCGTGACCTGCAGCTTGCCGAGCTCGCCCAGGCGCAGCGCGACGTCCTTCGCGAGCGACCCCATCTCCTGCGTGAGTGCGATGACGGGCATGGCGTGGCTTTCAGTCGACCGGTTGTTCCTGCGCGAACTCGACGCGCTTGGGCTTGCGGATGCGCGCCCAGCCCCTGGCCAGCAGCGGCCACAGCAGCAGCAGCAGCGCCAGCGTGGTGATCGTGCCGACCAGCGGGTTGGCGAACATGATCCCCAGGTCGCCCTGCGACACCAGCATGGCCTGGCGGAACGAGTCCTCGGCCTTGTCGCCCAGCACCAGGGCCAGCACCAGCGGCGCGAGCGGGTAGTCGAGCTTCTTGAAGACGTAGCCGATGACGCCGAAGGCCATCATGAACCACACGTCCAGCATCGCGTTGTGCACCGTGTAGGCGCCGATCACGCAGATCACGATGATCACCGGCGCGATGATCGAGAAGGGCACGCGCAGGATGGCGGCGAAGAGCGGGACGGTGGTCAGCACGACCAGCAGGCCCGCGATGTTGCCCAGGTACATGGAGGCGATCAGGCCCCATACGAAATCCTTCTGTTCGACGAAGAGCAGCGGGCCGGGCTGCAGGCCCCAGATCAAGAGGCCACCGAGCAGCACCGCGGCGGTGGGCGAGCCGGGGATGCCCAGCGCCAGCATCGGCAGCAGCGCGCTCGTGCCGGCCGCGTGCGCGGCGGTTTCCGGCGCGACCACGCCTTCGATCTGGCCGGTGCCGAACTTCGCGCCGTCGCGCGACATCTTCTTGGCCAGGCCATACGACATGAACGAGGCCGGCGTGGCGCCGCCGGGCGTGATGCCCATCCAGATGCCGACCGCGGCGCTGCGCAGCGAAGTGACCCAGTAGCGGGGCAGCTCCTTCCAGGTCTGGAACACCACCTTGGGGTCGAGCTTGGCGCTCTTGCCCGAGAAGGCCAGGCCTTCCTCCATGGACAGCAGGATCTCGCCGATGCCGAACAGGCCGATCACGGCGATCAGGAAGTCGAAGCCGCGCATCAGGTCGGGAATGCCGAAGGTCAGGCGCAGCTGGCCGGTCACCGTGTCCATGCCGACGGCGGCGAGCGCGAAGCCGATGCACATCGACGCGAGGATCTTGAACGGCGATCCCTTGCCCATCCCCACGAAGCTGCAGAAGGTGAGCAGGTAGACCGCGAAGAATTCCGGCGGCCCGAACTTCAGCGCGAACTTCGCGACCAGCGGCGCCAGGAAGGTGATCATCACCACGGCGATGAAGGCGCCGACGAACGATGACGTGAACGCCGCCGTCAAGGCACGGCCTGCCTGCCCCTGCTGCGCCATCGGGTAGCCGTCGAAGGTGGTGGCCACCGACCACGGCTCGCCCGGGATGTTGAACAGGATCGACGTGATGGCGCCGCCGAAGAGCGCGCCCCAGTAGATGCACGACAGCATGATGATCGCCGACGTGGGCGACATGCTGAACGTGAGCGGCAGCAGGATGGCCACGCCGTTGGCGCCGCCCAGGCCGGGCAGCACGCCGATCAGCACGCCGAGGACGATGCCCACGAGCATCAGCCCGATGTTCAGGGGCGTGAGCACGACCGAGAAGCCGTGGAACAGTGCGCTGAGTTCGTCCAAGCTAGTACCCCGTGAAACCGAGCAGGTTGAATGCGCCCTTGTAGAGGGGTACCTTGAACCACACTTCGAACAGCAGGAAGAAGATCGCCATGATCACCACGGCGGCGATGCCGCTCTTCACCGGCGAGTACTTGCCCAGGAGCGTCATGAAGAGGGCGATGTACACGGCCGAGGCGATGTACACGCCCACGATCTGCACCGCCAGCACGTAGAGCGCGGCCGGCAGCAGCACGATCAGCACCTGCTTGAGCTGCTGCCGGTCGGCGAAGGTGCCTTCGGGGTGCTTGCGCAGCGCCTGCACGAAGATGCCGGCGCCCGAGATGCACATGATCAGGCTGATGTAGAAGGGGAAGTAGCCCGGCCCGGGGCCGTCGCTCGTCCACTTGGAGCCGAGCTTCCAGCTGCCGATGAGGACCGTCAGCCCCAGCGCGAACACCAGCACCGCGACGACGAGTTCGACCGTGTGCGTGGTCAGGCCGCGGCCTTCGCCGCCGGTGGTGGCTTCTTCCATCTCAGTTGGACAGGAAGCCGGCGGTCTTCATCAGTTCGCGGTGCATCTGCTCGGCCTTGCCCAGCCACTGGAAGTACGCGTCGCCGTCCATGTAGGTCTGGTTGAACGCGCCCTTTTCCATGTAGTCCTTCCATTCCGGCGTGGCGCGCACCTTCTTGAGCAGCTCCACGTAGAACTTCTTCTGGTCGTCGGTCACGCCCGGGGGCATGAAGATGCCGCGCAGCATGGTGTAGCTGGTGTCCAGGCCCGATTCCTTGCAGGTCGGGATGTCCTGCCACGACTGCGTGTCGGTGATCTTGGCGGGGTAGGGCATGCGCTTCTCGTCGAACACGCACAGCGGGCGCAGCTGCTTGGCGCGCCATTGCGCGACGGCCTCGATCGGGTTGTTCACGGTGGAATCGACGTGCTTGCCGACCAGCTGCACCGCCACTTCGCCGCCGCCCTTGAAGGGCACGTAGATGAACTTGGTGCCGGAAATCTTCTCGATGCCGACGGTGAGGATCTGGTCCTCCTGCTTGGAGCCGGTGCCGCCCATCTTCATCTTGCTCGGGCCCGCGGCCTTCACGGCGGCGAGGTAGTCCTTCGGGGTCTTGTACGGCGTTTCGGCGTTGACCCACAGCACGAAGTTGTCCAGCGCCATCATCGACACCGGCGTCATGTCGCGCCAGTTGAACGGCACGCCCGTGGCGAGCGGCGTCGTGAAGAGGTTGGACAGGGTGACGACGATCTTGTGCGGGTCGCCCTTGGCTCCCTTGATGTCGAGGAAGCCCTCGGCGCCCGCGCCGCCCGACTTGTTCACCACCACCAGCGGCTGCTTCATGAGGTTGTGCTTGGCCACCACGCCCTGGATGAGGCGGGCCATCTGGTCGGCGCCGCCGCCGGTGCCGGCGGGGACGACGAATTCGACGGGCTTGGTGGGCTCCCACGCGGCGAGCGCGGCGGAAGAAGCGAATGCCATGGATGCCACGGCGAGTGCGCCCGCGATGCGGACGAACCTGTCTCGGGTACTCATCGCTTTGTCTCCTGCGTTATGCGAGCGGATGCTCCTCCCAACAACGCACGGATGCTCTTGACGAAAGTCAAGATTGCGGAAATTCAGGGTTTGTCCCGAGACCCCTGTTCAGCATACGTTCAGGCAGTGCCGCGCGCGCTGATGCTTTCGATCGCACTGACGAGGAACTCCGCGTCGTACACGCGCAGCAGCTGCGGGTGTTCGCGTTCGATGTACGCGCGCACCGGCTCACGGCCGTCCCAGTGGAAGTCGAGCCCGAGTTCCTCGAAGGCGAGCAGGTACCGCTCGCTGCCTTGCACTTGCTGTCGAGCTTGCATGGATGTCTCCTTGATCCGAACTGCCTGCAGCCAATGTAGGTGCGGCGGACGATTCATGAAAGTCAATGTTTTTGATCGATTCCATTCCTCGTCACTTATAGTTTGTGCCATGCGCAACGCGACCCTGCGGCAGCTCAAGGTGTTCGAGGCGGTGGCCCGGCACCTGAGCTTTTCGCGCGCCGCGGAAGAGCTGCACCTGACGCAGCCGGCGGTGTCGACGCAGGTTCGCAAGCTGCAGGAGCACGCCGGGCTGGCGCTGTTCGAGCAGCTCGGCAAGAAAGTGCACCTCACACCGGCGGGCGCGCAGATGCTCCTGTCCAGCCGCGAGATCATCCAGAAGTTCCACGAAGCCGAGGAGGCGCTCTCGGCCTTCAAGGGCGTGGCCGGCGGCAAGCTCAACGTCAGCGTGATCAGCGCCGGCGACTACTTCTTCCCGGCGCTGCTGGTCGCGTTCGCGCAGCGGCACGCGGGCGTCACGCTGAATTTCGGCGTGTGCAACCGCGAGGAGCTCCTGGGCCGGCTGGCGGAGAACCTCACCGACCTCGCGGTGATGGTCCGCCCGCCGCCGCCCGCGGAATCCGACACCGTGGCGCTCGCGTTCGCACCGCACCCCTACGTGATCGTCGCGCCGCCGTCGCACCCGCTGGCCGGGCGCCGGGGCATCCGGGTCGCGCGCATCACGAAGGAGCCCTTCATCGTCCGCGAAAAGGGCTCGGACACGTGGAACTCCATGCTCGAAGGTTTCGGCGACGCGGTGGGGTCATTGAACATCGCCATGGAGATCAAGAGCACCGAGACGATCAAGCAGGCGGTGATCGCCGGCATGGGCATCAGCTTCCTGTCGGCGCACACCGTCAGCCGCGAACTGCAGTCGGGCAGCCTCGTGGTGCTGGACGTGCAGGGGTTCCCGCTGATGCTCAACTGGTACGTGGTGCACCGGCGCACCAAGCGGCTGCCGCCGGTGGCGCAGGCCTTCCTTCGCTTCCTGCAGGGCGAGGGCGCCGCGCAGATCGAGCAGGCGCTCAGGCCCCCGGCGCCGTCCCGATCTTCTGCCCGGGCGCCAGCTGCTGCTGCTTCGCGAACTCGGCGGCCGGCACCTTCGCGCCGCCCTCGGGCCTGACCACGAGGATCTCGATGCGCCCGCCGTGCGCGTTCACGGTGATGCCGCGCCCGTCGATGGAAGCGATGGTGCCGGGTGCGCCCTGCACCTCGCCGTGCGTCTTCACCAGCGTGCGCCGCGCGTCGTAGATGCGCACCTTCGCGCCGCCGATCCAGGTCCATGCGCCGGGGGAAGGGTTGCACGCCCGCACCAGGTTGTAGATGACGTCCACGTGCATCGCCCAGTGCACCTGGGCTTCCTCCTCGTGCATCCAGCCTTCGTAGCCGGCGTACGCCTCGTCCTGCACGTGCTCCACCGCCTGCCCGCTCACCACCAGGTCGGCCGCCTCCAGCAGCGCCGTCACGCCCAGCGGAAAGAGCCTCTTGAAATACACGTCGGCGAGCGTGTCGTCGGGGCCGATGTCGCAGGTCTTCTGCAGGATCACCGGGCCCTCGTCGAGGCCGTCGGTGGGGCGGAAGATCGTCAGGCCCGTGTGCTTCTCGCCGTGCGCGATCGCCCAGCCGATCGCCGACGGCCCGCGGTGGCGCGGCAGCAGCGACGGGTGGTACTGGATCGCGCCGAAACGCGGGATGGTCACCAGGCTTTGCGGCGCGAACTGCGTGACGTAGGCCATCACGATCAGCTCGGAGCCTGCGGCGCGCATCGCGTCGTGCGCCTCGGGCGAGCGCAGGCTCTTGAACTGGTGAACGCGCACGCCGGCCTTTTCGGCGGCGGCCCGCAACGCGTCCGGCTTCGCGCCGGGTTTCTCGAGCGCGCAGAACACGGCGGCTACCTCGTCGCCGCGCGCGGTGAACGCCTCGAAGGCGGCCTTGCCGAAATCCGCTTGCCCGATGATCGCGATTTTCATGGTGTCGTCAGCGCAGGATGAAGTAGGCCGCCAGGATGTACAGCACCACGGCGAACAGGCGGCGCAGGGGCCGGATGTCCATGCGGTGCGCCACGCGCGCGCCCACCGGGGCGAGCAGGACGCTGGCGGCGGAGATCGCCAGCAGCGCCGGCAGGTAGATGTAGCCGATGGAGCCGGGCGGCATGCCGGGCAGGTCGCGGCCGGCCCACGCATACCCGGCGGTGCCCGCGAGCGCGATGGGGAAGCCCAGCGCCGACGCGGTGCCCACGGCGTCGTGGATCTTGACGTTGCACCAGGTCATGAACGGCACGGAGATGAACGCGCCGCCGGCGCCGACGATGGACGAGACGACGCCGATCAGCGTGCCCGCGCCGAACATGCCCAGGGGGCCGGGCAGCGTGCGCGTGGGCTTGGGCTTGCGGTCGATGAGCATCTGCGTCGCCGAGAAGGCCACGAAGATCGCGAACAGCACGCCGAGCGACTTGCCCGGCAGCGCCGCGCTGATCTGCGCGCCGACCAGGCCGCCGACGATGATGCCGGGCGCGAGCACGGCCACGACCTTCCAGAGCACCGCGCCGCGCTGGTGGTGCGCGCGCATCGACGACAGCGAGGTGAAGCAGATCGTGGCGAGCGACGTGGCCACCGCCATCTTCACGGTGTAGTCGGCCGGGTAGCCCCGGTGCGTGAGCACGATGGTGACGAAGGGCACCATGATCATCGCGCCGCCGATGCCCAGGAGCCCGGCGAGGAAGCCGGTGGCGATGCCGAGGGCGGCGAGTTCCGCGAGGAGGAGGGGTTCGACGGGCATACAGCCCGGCGATTGTCGCAGAGGCCGTTACGGGATTTCGTACACCGTCAGCGTCTCGCTGATGCCGCGCAGCGCGTGCTGCTGCGCGATGGGTTGCGCGCCCGCGTCCTTCAGCACGGAGGCCGTCTTCGCGTCGCGCACCACCGGCTCGGTGGCGTAGATGGACGACGCCGTCGCCAGCCCCTGCACGCGCGCGGCGATGTTCACCGTCTGGCCGAAGTAGTCGAGCCGGTCGTTCAGCTGCACCGCCAGGCACGGCCCTTCGTGGATGCCGATCTTCAGGATCAGGTCGTCGCACTCGCGGCGCCGGTTCAATTGCTTCATCGCGTCGCGCATGGCGAGCACGGCCGACATGCCCCGGTCGGGCGTGGGGAAGCTCGCCATCACCGCATCGCCGATGGTCTTCACGACCGCCCCGGACTCGCGGGCGACGACGTCGTTCAGCACCGCGAAATGGTCCTGCACCATGTCGTAGGCAGCGAGGTCGCCCACCCGCTCGTACAGCTCGGTCGACGCCTTCAGGTCGGTGAAGACGAAGGTCAGGCTCGTGATCTTCAGCCGCTGGTCCACCTCCAGCATGTCGGTGCGGAACAGGTTGCGGAAGGTCTGGTTGGTGAGCAGCGTGCGCGCCGTGAGGAAACGCTTGCGGTGGCCCAGCAGGTGGTGCAGCTCGTCGCCCGCGACGTACAGCGCCGGCAGGGCGCGGCTCTTCGTGCGGTTTTCCAGCGTCAGCCGTAGCGGCCCGGGCCGCAGTTCGGCGGTGCCCGTGGGCGAGAACACGTTGTTGAACACCACGCCGAACTCCTGGCGGTCGGTGGTCGGCTCGCCCTTCACGTCCAGGAAGTGCGCCGCGTGCGTGACGGGCTCGAACACGATCAGGAAGCCTTCGGCCACCTGCAGCGACATCGTCGCCTTCTCGCCGGGCCCGAGCTCGGCCCAGTCGATGACGAAGCGCTTCATGTACTCGGCGTGGTTCACCCCTTGCGGGAACTCGATGCCGGAGCTCCAGAACATCTGGCGCACGTAGTCCCACATCGGCAGCTGCTCGGGCGTGTGCGCCGCGATCTGGCGCACCCGCGGGTTGACCGTGAAGGAAACTTCCACCATCTCGTCGAGCGTGGGCTCGTAGCCGGCGGCGCAGATCGCGCACGAATACTGGCCCTTGTGGATGCTGCGCAGCGAGGCGTTCGCGCCGAGCACGCCGCCGCAGCCGGGGCACAGCACGTTCCACGACATGTCGAACAGCCCGATCTGGGACGCGTGCAGGAAGGCATCGAGCACCGCGCCTTCGGCCAGCTGGTGGCGGGCGGCGAAGTCGATGACGTTGATGCGATTGAGCTCGACGTCGCTCGCCTCCCGGACGTACTTCTGGAGGGCCGCGACGACCTCGCCGTCGGCCGACTTGCGCAGGACCGAGAAACGCGCTTCGGTTTCGCTCATGGCAAAGCTCCTTCGGGGGCCGTCGCGGCATTGTGCGCCGACGGCGGGCGCCGGCGCAACGCAGTGCCTTACTTGCCCTGCATGTACGTCATGAGGTCCTTGAACTGGTCGGTGGTCATCTTGTCGCCCTTGACGCCCATCTTCCTTGCGTTCATGTCCCAGGCCTTGGACATCATGTCCATGTATTCCTTCTTGGAGACCATGCCGTCCTTGTTCTTGTCCATCATCTTCATGCCCATGATCTCGCTGAACATGTAGAAGTCGCCGGTTTCGCCGGCGGCGAGGGCGGTGCCGGTACCGCACAGGGCGGCGGCGGCAATGGCGAGGGATGCGAGGTGCTTGGCTTTCATCGAACGTTTTCTCCTGTCGTGGGTGGTTGGAGGCAGCGGTGTTGCCGGTGCCGGCGGTGAGTCGGGGCGGCCGGCCCTTTCTTACGCCTGTGCGATGATTCCGGCGGATGAGCACCGCCGCGATCGAGCACCAGCTGGCCGAACACCGCGCCTACCTGCTGCGGTTCGCGCGGCTGCAGTTGCGCAACGATGCGTGGGCGGAAGACGCGGTGTCCGAGACGCTGCTGGCCGCGCTGTCCAAGCCCCAGTCGTTCGGCAACCGCAGCCAGCTCAAGACCTGGCTCGTGGGCATCCTGAAGCACAAGGTCATCGACATCCTGCGCCAGCGCCAGCGCGAGGTGCAGCTGGTGGACGACGACGGCGACGGCGGCGCGGAACTCGACGCGCTGATGTTCAAGGCCGACGGCCACTACGTGCAGCAGCCCGCCGACTGGGGCAACCCCGAGCAGGAGCTGAACTCGCGCCAGTTCTTCCTGGTGCTGGAGGCATGCACGGACAAATTGCCGGCGGCGATGGGCCGCGTGTTCCTGATGCGCGAGTGGCTGGAGCTGTCCAGCGACGAAATCTGTAAGGAACTCCAGCTCACGCCGACCAACCTCTACGTCCAGTTGCACCGGGCGCGCCTGCGCTTGCGGGAGTGCCTGGAGCTCAACTGGTTCGGCCGGAAAGCCGCCTCGCCATGATCCTTCGCCGCACCTGCAGGGAAGTGGCCGCCTTGCTGGTGGCCCGGGAGGACCGCGACCTGCCGGTCCTGGAGCGCGTGGCGCTGCGCTTGCACCTGGCCGCCTGCGCCGCCTGCCCGAAGTTCGAACGCCAGCTGCTC carries:
- a CDS encoding tripartite tricarboxylate transporter TctB family protein, which translates into the protein MEEATTGGEGRGLTTHTVELVVAVLVFALGLTVLIGSWKLGSKWTSDGPGPGYFPFYISLIMCISGAGIFVQALRKHPEGTFADRQQLKQVLIVLLPAALYVLAVQIVGVYIASAVYIALFMTLLGKYSPVKSGIAAVVIMAIFFLLFEVWFKVPLYKGAFNLLGFTGY
- a CDS encoding Bug family tripartite tricarboxylate transporter substrate binding protein; protein product: MSTRDRFVRIAGALAVASMAFASSAALAAWEPTKPVEFVVPAGTGGGADQMARLIQGVVAKHNLMKQPLVVVNKSGGAGAEGFLDIKGAKGDPHKIVVTLSNLFTTPLATGVPFNWRDMTPVSMMALDNFVLWVNAETPYKTPKDYLAAVKAAGPSKMKMGGTGSKQEDQILTVGIEKISGTKFIYVPFKGGGEVAVQLVGKHVDSTVNNPIEAVAQWRAKQLRPLCVFDEKRMPYPAKITDTQSWQDIPTCKESGLDTSYTMLRGIFMPPGVTDDQKKFYVELLKKVRATPEWKDYMEKGAFNQTYMDGDAYFQWLGKAEQMHRELMKTAGFLSN
- a CDS encoding LysR family transcriptional regulator — translated: MRNATLRQLKVFEAVARHLSFSRAAEELHLTQPAVSTQVRKLQEHAGLALFEQLGKKVHLTPAGAQMLLSSREIIQKFHEAEEALSAFKGVAGGKLNVSVISAGDYFFPALLVAFAQRHAGVTLNFGVCNREELLGRLAENLTDLAVMVRPPPPAESDTVALAFAPHPYVIVAPPSHPLAGRRGIRVARITKEPFIVREKGSDTWNSMLEGFGDAVGSLNIAMEIKSTETIKQAVIAGMGISFLSAHTVSRELQSGSLVVLDVQGFPLMLNWYVVHRRTKRLPPVAQAFLRFLQGEGAAQIEQALRPPAPSRSSARAPAAAASRTRRPAPSRRPRA
- a CDS encoding methionyl-tRNA formyltransferase, whose product is MKIAIIGQADFGKAAFEAFTARGDEVAAVFCALEKPGAKPDALRAAAEKAGVRVHQFKSLRSPEAHDAMRAAGSELIVMAYVTQFAPQSLVTIPRFGAIQYHPSLLPRHRGPSAIGWAIAHGEKHTGLTIFRPTDGLDEGPVILQKTCDIGPDDTLADVYFKRLFPLGVTALLEAADLVVSGQAVEHVQDEAYAGYEGWMHEEEAQVHWAMHVDVIYNLVRACNPSPGAWTWIGGAKVRIYDARRTLVKTHGEVQGAPGTIASIDGRGITVNAHGGRIEILVVRPEGGAKVPAAEFAKQQQLAPGQKIGTAPGA
- a CDS encoding sulfite exporter TauE/SafE family protein, with product MPVEPLLLAELAALGIATGFLAGLLGIGGAMIMVPFVTIVLTHRGYPADYTVKMAVATSLATICFTSLSSMRAHHQRGAVLWKVVAVLAPGIIVGGLVGAQISAALPGKSLGVLFAIFVAFSATQMLIDRKPKPTRTLPGPLGMFGAGTLIGVVSSIVGAGGAFISVPFMTWCNVKIHDAVGTASALGFPIALAGTAGYAWAGRDLPGMPPGSIGYIYLPALLAISAASVLLAPVGARVAHRMDIRPLRRLFAVVLYILAAYFILR